The window CACGCCATCGTTGGCGCCCATCGTCATGCCGGCACGAGGCTTCATGTTCGGATCGAGTACATACCCGAGCACATTTCCTGGATTTTTTTCAATCAATTCCATCTGGTTGGTAGCCAGGTCCAGTTTGTGCAGATCGAAAACTCGTTTGTCCCGTTGATTCATGGACAGCACGATGGTAGTGGGGAACTTTTCTTCAAGAAAAATATTCTGAACGCGGACACCATCGAAGGGGGTGATATCAGTTGATTTCCCGGTTTCCAGTTCAACCTTGTGCAAGTGAAAATTCTCATCTCCTCCTGTGTCCTGGAGATAAAGAACATGTTTGTTGTCGAATGCCCAGAAGTAACGTCGGATGCCGCGTTTAGGGTCGTTGGTGATCTTGCGAGCATCATCCTTATCACGTGATCTGACCCAGACTTGTAGAACATTTTTGTCATCAGGAGCCAGGTAAGAGAGATGCTTGCCATCAGGTGAAATTTGTGTTCCGGCACGTTCTGGATTCCCGAATAACACCTCTCGCGGAATCAGTGGTGGTAACTTATCCTCAGCTTGAATATCATTTGACATCAATCCGATTCCAACGAGTGATAACAGGAGAATGGGCCATTTCATGAGGATTCCTTTATGTTAAGGTTTAATCAGGATTCGCGCAATTCGTTCCCTCATTCGATCGCTTACGATGTTTTTAGCGATTATGGTGCATTATTTAATACCTTTCACTGTATATTGCGGTTTCATGATAAACAAAATTAATAACTATCTACGCTCACGTCTTCAGCCTGGCTTTCTGGCAATGATTGCTGGGTGCATCATTCTCGTTGGAGTGACATTGGCTGCTATCAGCTTTTCCACTTCGCATGAAGGTACCTCGGCGGTGGGCATTCCCTGGGGCGCTGATTTCGCAGGGTTCTATGTTGCTGCACAGCTTCTGAGCGAAGGCCATGTAGACAGGCTCTATGATCGTGAGTTACATGCAACCTATTATCATCGCCTGTTTCCCAAGATACCAGCCGATGAAGTCATTCCGTATGTGCACCCTCCATTTGTTGCCTCATTTTTTCGAAGTTTGGTCTGGCTGGAATACGATTATGCCGCACTCATCTGGCTGATCATATCTCTTGTGCTTTACCTCACTGGTTTGAGAACCATGCTGCTGGCATGTCCAAAACTGAAAAGCAGAGACTACTGGCTTGTTATCCTTCTGGCCCTTTCGTTCGAGCCGTTCCTGTTTGAATGCTGGCTGGGAGGCCAGTTATCAGCCATTGCATTCTTGAGCTATGCACTAACATTTGTTTTCTATCAGCGCAATCGACCGGTACTTGCCGGAATTGCTCTTGGGATATGTTTCTACAAGCCAACGATGGTGATCCTGATCATTCCGTTGTTATTGGTTGCGCGTCAGTGGAAAGTCCTGCTGGGAATGACCATTACCGGTTCGGTGTTACTCATCTTCTCATTGATGACGACAGGTTGGGATGCAAATACAGGTTACGTTCAGGTGCTGCTGGAGTTCCGTCAATCGACATCCTCCAAAGAACAATTAGCTATCAGAATATGGAAGTATGTTGATTTCAATCACTTCTATCGACTGCTGCTTGGTGCAACAATGTATCAGCGCGTTGCATTCGTAGTGACATCAGTCATCATCTCGTTGGTTCTTTTGCTGCCCGGCTGGTGGAATTGGAAAACACATATTGAAGAGCGGCGCAAGTTATGGGCGGTTACTCTGTTTCTGATTCCCGTGATCAATCTGTATGTAGGCGTGTATGACTCAATTCTGGGAGTGCTGGCTGTCATCATTGTTACTGAATGGATTCTGGAACAAAGCCAGGAACCAGCAGGGTTGCTGTTCCGGACAAGCTGGGCCTATTGGCTGTTGGCACTGGCTGTGGCACCCTGGTTCAGTCAATATCTGGCAAAGTCAGCAGGTTTGCAGGTTTACACGTTGTTATTGTTACTTCTCGCAGTGCATGCATGGCGTATCAGAAAATCACTGTCTAGCTGACAGCAGGTTGCTGCATCGTCATGCAATGTAGAGTCCCCAATCCCCAGACAAGATCGCCACAGTAAATTCCGACCACTTCACGATCTGGAAAACAGTGCGCCAGCGTGTTCAATGCATGTCGGTCAGCGGGATCGTTGAATACAGGAACAAAGACCGTTTTGTTGGCGATCAGGAAGTTGGCGTAACTGGCAGGAAGCCGTTGGTTATCGAAAATGATGGGTGCAGGCATTGGCAGCGTAATGACGTCCAGCGGTTTGCCTTCTTGCGATTTAATGGACCGAAGAATTTCGACGTTTTCCCTGGTTGCTTCATGATTGATATCGCCCGCGTCTGACTCATACACGCAAACGACCGTGTTCCTGTTCACAAAACGTGCCAGGTCATCCACATGGCCATGCGTATCGTCGCCAGCGATGCCCTTATTGAGCCATATGGTTTGATGGATTCCGAGGTGTTTGCGAAAGATGGTTTCGTAGTCTGACTGGCTGCAACCTGGATTGCGGCATTGAACGTCACTCAGCAGGCACTCGCGGGTCGTCAGCAACATGCCGTTGCCATTGCCATCAATGCCGCCGCCTTCCAGTACTATTCTTCGGTTCTGATGTTGGGGAAACTCCTTGTCGCCATCAATGATCAAAGTGCCAGCTTCTTCATCGGCTTGCCAGTTGTCATATTTGGCCCAAGCGTTGAATTGCCATTTCACCGCAAGTGGCAGGCTGTTGTCCTGCACCCAGATGGGACAATAGTCGCGAGTCCAGACACGGTCGGTTGGAAAATCATGAAGTGAGAACTGATCGGGCGTCAGTCCAGTTCGTTCAAACAATTTCAGCATGTCAGGGCGCAAGTCTTTCGCTGCGATGATGTGAAGATGCTCGACACGGGCCACCTTGGTGAGAAAATCGGCATAAACCCATGGAATCGGACCGAATCTCTCAGGCCAATCTGCTTCATGATGAGGCCAGGCAACCCAGATGCCCTGATGCTCTTCCCATTCTGCAGGCCAACGTCTGCTCATTTTTCATCTCCTTCGTGTGCACGCTGCGTGATGCCTCCATATGCATCGATGCGTCTGTCGCGGAGGAATGGCCAATGTTGCCTGGTAGTTTCTGCTATGGCCGGGTCACATTTCACGAGTATGACTTCTTCTTTGTCATTACTGGCACGGTGAAGTAGTCTACCGAAGGGATCGTAAACGAATGAGCCGCCCCAGAACTCAATGCCACCGTTTATGGGGCCTTCGTGCCCAACCCGATTGACCGCAGCGACGTAACACCCGTTTGCAATGGCGTGCCCGCGCTGAATGCCTTCCCAGGCCCCTTGCTGGGCTTCGCCAAACTCAGCTTTCTCGGAAGGATGCCAGCCGATGGCTGTTGGATAAACGAGTATGTCTGCACCCTGCA of the Planctomycetia bacterium genome contains:
- a CDS encoding agmatine deiminase family protein; its protein translation is MSRRWPAEWEEHQGIWVAWPHHEADWPERFGPIPWVYADFLTKVARVEHLHIIAAKDLRPDMLKLFERTGLTPDQFSLHDFPTDRVWTRDYCPIWVQDNSLPLAVKWQFNAWAKYDNWQADEEAGTLIIDGDKEFPQHQNRRIVLEGGGIDGNGNGMLLTTRECLLSDVQCRNPGCSQSDYETIFRKHLGIHQTIWLNKGIAGDDTHGHVDDLARFVNRNTVVCVYESDAGDINHEATRENVEILRSIKSQEGKPLDVITLPMPAPIIFDNQRLPASYANFLIANKTVFVPVFNDPADRHALNTLAHCFPDREVVGIYCGDLVWGLGTLHCMTMQQPAVS
- a CDS encoding DUF2029 domain-containing protein, which gives rise to MINKINNYLRSRLQPGFLAMIAGCIILVGVTLAAISFSTSHEGTSAVGIPWGADFAGFYVAAQLLSEGHVDRLYDRELHATYYHRLFPKIPADEVIPYVHPPFVASFFRSLVWLEYDYAALIWLIISLVLYLTGLRTMLLACPKLKSRDYWLVILLALSFEPFLFECWLGGQLSAIAFLSYALTFVFYQRNRPVLAGIALGICFYKPTMVILIIPLLLVARQWKVLLGMTITGSVLLIFSLMTTGWDANTGYVQVLLEFRQSTSSKEQLAIRIWKYVDFNHFYRLLLGATMYQRVAFVVTSVIISLVLLLPGWWNWKTHIEERRKLWAVTLFLIPVINLYVGVYDSILGVLAVIIVTEWILEQSQEPAGLLFRTSWAYWLLALAVAPWFSQYLAKSAGLQVYTLLLLLLAVHAWRIRKSLSS